The following coding sequences are from one Epilithonimonas vandammei window:
- a CDS encoding DUF4197 family protein: protein MSNNLNFGSNFEFEKIMRTKYFIVAGVAAVSGAVVTNSCMAVATSSIGLTIIKNILLGGISKGMATLKDKEAFMNSTLIDQAIPSQLKSINNTLQSLGMSSIVQKEKQYIADAAYFTANISEPILNNAVNSLTADDVTRIAQGGSGMATQILKEKTQSQLIAAITPKVDAKLNEFGLVNTLNNALKGSSILGSLFGNQSQNLASNGISQLASEQIVNGLFNIIRNYEEQNANKINQAFGTQIIK from the coding sequence TTGTCTAATAATCTTAACTTTGGTTCAAATTTTGAATTTGAAAAAATTATGAGAACTAAATATTTTATAGTTGCAGGTGTTGCAGCAGTTTCAGGCGCAGTAGTTACTAATTCTTGTATGGCAGTAGCAACATCTAGTATTGGTTTAACCATTATAAAAAATATTCTATTGGGAGGTATTTCCAAAGGTATGGCTACTTTAAAAGACAAAGAAGCTTTTATGAATAGTACATTGATAGATCAGGCTATACCATCTCAACTGAAAAGCATTAATAATACGTTACAATCTTTGGGTATGAGTAGTATTGTGCAAAAAGAAAAACAATACATCGCAGATGCTGCGTATTTTACAGCTAATATATCCGAACCAATATTAAACAACGCCGTAAATAGTTTGACGGCAGATGATGTTACAAGAATTGCACAAGGTGGTTCTGGTATGGCTACTCAAATTTTGAAAGAAAAGACACAATCCCAACTTATTGCAGCTATTACACCGAAGGTAGATGCAAAACTAAATGAATTTGGTCTCGTAAATACGCTTAACAATGCTTTGAAAGGCTCATCTATACTAGGAAGCCTATTTGGAAACCAAAGTCAGAATCTTGCAAGCAATGGCATTAGCCAACTGGCGTCTGAGCAGATTGTAAATGGTTTATTCAATATCATTAGGAATTACGAAGAGCAAAATGCCAACAAGATAAATCAGGCTTTTGGAACTCAAATTATAAAATAA
- the secD gene encoding protein translocase subunit SecD yields MQGKGLVTLVAIVLGLICLNELLPSFYANKIEKEARAIAGENQIKYQAEIDRLSKDTLNLGFTKLDYASAKQKEMKLGLDLKGGINVLLEINQRDLVNDLSNYSSNPVLIEALNRTDRAQKSSSKQYIEDFFNQFEIVNKEKGTNLKLADPEIFGNTNLTEIKFNTPDDQVKNIIRRKIDASVGTAYEVLRTRIDKMGVTQPNVQRVPGTGRILVEMPGIKDIDRVKKMLATSAKLQFWEVQVGQEVFPYLSELSQLVKTKGDSIGVAKTTNFINLLQVGTTPGNAIANVKLADTAVVNKILNSAIAVKSRPINLKYTQFMWGYKPETNTSNSLVLYAIRGNISQKAPVDGAVESANINYDQLGRIVVDMQMDSSGARDWKTMTEKNKGKVVAVTLDNRVYTAPVVNNVIPDGRTQISGNFTQEEAKDLVDVLGAGKLPAGAKIVQADVVGPSLGAESINDGVMSFLIAFAVIIVYIIFYYGGAGVYAVIAMVINLFYIFGIMDSVDATLTLPGIAGIVLSMAMAVDANVIIYERTKEELFRGKTIIEAYKDGFKHAISAIIDGHATTFITALILYIFGTGPIKGFAVTLMIGLVMTLFTSVLLSRVMIFNRLEKGKSLSVWTAPTKNLFRNTWIDFIGKRKYAYIVSGILMVISIGSMALNGFKYGIDFTGGRNYVVRFEKPVDAEKIEGNIAKLMKTADGKNESVEVKTFGNSSQLKITTDYLIDDESLVADQTVEQKIYDGLKQDLPANMSLADFKAADKGHAGIVSSTKVGPTVADDITTHGMLAVAASLLGIFIYILVRFDKWQFSLGAVAGLFHDTVVILGIYSLFYKIMPFNMEINQDFIAAILTVIGYSINDTVIIFDRIREYLREKKALTLAGLFDDSISSTIGRTFNTSFTTILVILAIFIFGGDNLRGFMFCLLIGIGFGTYSSIFIASATAYDFLRGKKKEDKVTGKSSIDNA; encoded by the coding sequence ATGCAAGGAAAAGGACTCGTTACACTGGTTGCCATCGTTCTTGGACTGATTTGTCTCAATGAGCTTCTGCCTTCTTTCTATGCCAATAAAATAGAAAAAGAAGCTAGAGCCATCGCTGGAGAAAATCAGATTAAATATCAGGCTGAAATTGACAGGCTTTCTAAAGACACGCTTAATCTTGGGTTTACAAAACTGGATTATGCCTCTGCAAAGCAAAAAGAGATGAAGCTTGGTCTTGACCTAAAAGGTGGGATCAACGTATTATTAGAGATCAACCAAAGAGATTTGGTAAATGATCTTAGTAATTATTCTTCAAACCCTGTTTTGATAGAAGCACTTAACAGAACAGATCGGGCGCAAAAAAGCTCAAGTAAGCAATACATTGAGGATTTTTTTAACCAATTCGAAATTGTTAATAAAGAAAAGGGTACAAACCTAAAACTTGCAGATCCTGAGATATTCGGAAATACCAATCTTACGGAGATTAAATTCAACACACCAGATGACCAGGTAAAGAATATCATCAGAAGAAAAATCGATGCATCTGTAGGAACGGCTTATGAGGTTCTGAGAACACGTATAGATAAAATGGGTGTTACCCAGCCAAATGTGCAGAGAGTTCCTGGTACAGGAAGAATTCTTGTAGAGATGCCTGGTATCAAAGATATCGACAGAGTTAAGAAAATGTTGGCGACTTCCGCAAAGCTTCAGTTTTGGGAAGTGCAGGTGGGACAGGAAGTTTTTCCTTACCTTTCTGAACTTAGCCAGCTTGTAAAAACAAAAGGAGATTCTATCGGTGTTGCTAAAACTACTAATTTCATCAACCTTCTTCAGGTTGGTACTACACCTGGAAATGCAATTGCGAATGTAAAGCTTGCTGATACAGCTGTAGTTAATAAAATTCTGAACAGCGCAATTGCTGTAAAATCCCGTCCAATAAATTTGAAATATACTCAGTTTATGTGGGGATACAAGCCAGAGACAAACACTTCGAACAGTCTTGTATTATATGCAATCCGTGGGAATATCAGCCAAAAAGCACCTGTAGATGGCGCTGTGGAATCTGCTAATATCAATTATGATCAGTTAGGCCGTATTGTTGTAGATATGCAAATGGATTCTAGTGGTGCTCGTGATTGGAAAACAATGACTGAGAAAAACAAAGGAAAAGTGGTGGCTGTTACACTTGATAACAGAGTCTATACAGCACCAGTGGTTAACAATGTTATTCCGGACGGAAGAACACAAATCTCAGGAAATTTTACACAGGAAGAAGCTAAAGATCTTGTTGATGTGCTGGGTGCAGGTAAACTTCCTGCCGGTGCAAAGATTGTTCAGGCTGATGTTGTAGGTCCTTCTTTGGGAGCAGAATCTATCAATGATGGGGTAATGTCTTTCCTTATTGCTTTTGCAGTAATCATTGTTTATATCATTTTTTATTATGGAGGAGCGGGCGTTTATGCAGTTATCGCAATGGTCATAAACCTGTTCTATATTTTCGGAATTATGGATTCTGTAGATGCTACACTCACACTTCCGGGGATTGCTGGTATCGTATTATCAATGGCGATGGCTGTGGATGCGAACGTTATCATCTACGAACGAACTAAAGAAGAGTTATTCCGTGGAAAAACTATTATTGAAGCCTATAAAGATGGTTTCAAGCACGCTATATCAGCGATTATTGATGGTCACGCTACAACTTTCATTACGGCATTAATCCTATATATTTTCGGAACAGGACCTATCAAAGGTTTTGCAGTGACATTAATGATTGGTCTTGTAATGACTTTATTCACCTCAGTTCTTCTTTCCAGAGTGATGATCTTCAATAGATTAGAAAAAGGAAAATCTCTTTCTGTATGGACTGCGCCAACTAAAAATTTATTCAGAAATACTTGGATCGATTTTATCGGGAAAAGAAAATATGCTTATATCGTTTCCGGAATCCTGATGGTGATTTCAATTGGTTCCATGGCTTTAAATGGCTTCAAATACGGAATCGACTTTACCGGCGGGCGTAACTATGTTGTCAGATTTGAAAAACCGGTAGATGCAGAGAAAATCGAAGGTAATATTGCTAAGCTGATGAAAACTGCAGATGGCAAGAATGAATCTGTAGAAGTTAAAACATTTGGTAACAGCTCTCAGCTAAAAATAACGACCGATTATTTAATTGATGATGAATCTCTGGTCGCTGACCAGACTGTAGAACAAAAAATCTATGATGGTCTGAAGCAGGATTTGCCAGCCAATATGAGCCTTGCAGATTTCAAAGCGGCAGACAAAGGTCACGCAGGAATTGTCTCTTCGACTAAAGTGGGACCAACTGTTGCGGATGATATTACAACGCACGGTATGCTTGCGGTAGCAGCTTCACTATTAGGTATTTTTATCTATATCTTGGTTAGGTTTGACAAATGGCAGTTTTCTCTTGGAGCGGTTGCAGGTCTTTTCCACGATACGGTTGTTATTTTGGGTATCTATTCATTGTTCTACAAGATTATGCCTTTCAATATGGAGATCAACCAGGATTTCATTGCGGCGATTCTTACCGTTATCGGTTATTCAATTAACGATACCGTAATTATCTTCGATAGAATAAGGGAATATCTTCGTGAGAAAAAAGCGCTTACATTGGCCGGATTATTTGATGATTCCATCTCCAGCACTATTGGTAGAACATTCAACACATCGTTTACTACGATCTTGGTAATTCTAGCTATTTTCATTTTTGGTGGAGATAACCTTAGAGGATTTATGTTCTGCTTATTGATCGGTATTGGATTTGGTACTTACTCATCTATTTTCATTGCATCGGCTACGGCTTATGACTTCCTTAGAGGAAAGAAAAAAGAAGATAAAGTAACAGGAAAATCTTCTATTGATAATGCTTAA
- a CDS encoding TCR/Tet family MFS transporter, translating into MRQNQKSAAIGFIFITLLIDITGWGIIIPVVPKLIEELIQADVSEAAKYGGWLSFAYAFIQFVFSPLVGNLSDKYGRRPVILLSLFGFSVDYIFLALSPTIWWLFVGRIIAGITGASVTTASAYIADISTDEDRAKNFGLIGAAFGIGFIIGPVLGGVLGHYGSRVPFYAAAALCLINFVYGYFILPESLPKENRRALDWKRANPIGSFKFLKKHPEISGLTTALILIYIGGHAVQSNWSFYTMYRFGWDERMIGISLGVVGLMVGLVQGLLIRWINPKLGDQKSVLYGLLLYAIGMLLYAFASEGWMMLAFTVPYCLGGICGPALQSIITKNIPSNEQGELQGALTSLMSATSIIGPPLMTQLFYYFTHKNAPFLFPGAPFFLAFLLFLVGLYFVYNTFSSKK; encoded by the coding sequence ATGAGACAGAACCAAAAATCAGCTGCCATCGGCTTCATTTTTATTACATTACTGATCGATATTACGGGCTGGGGAATTATTATTCCTGTGGTTCCTAAATTGATAGAGGAACTTATCCAGGCAGATGTGAGTGAGGCAGCAAAATATGGAGGCTGGCTCAGTTTTGCCTATGCTTTCATCCAGTTTGTTTTTTCACCGCTTGTGGGCAATCTTAGTGATAAGTATGGCAGGAGACCCGTTATTTTGTTGTCCCTTTTCGGATTTTCAGTTGACTATATTTTTCTTGCATTGTCACCAACCATCTGGTGGCTGTTTGTCGGCAGAATTATTGCCGGAATAACAGGGGCAAGTGTCACAACGGCAAGTGCCTATATTGCTGATATATCTACGGATGAAGATCGCGCTAAGAATTTTGGGTTGATCGGTGCTGCATTTGGGATCGGATTCATCATTGGCCCTGTGCTTGGAGGTGTTTTAGGTCATTATGGATCCAGGGTTCCTTTTTACGCAGCAGCTGCTCTCTGCCTTATCAATTTTGTTTATGGCTACTTTATTTTGCCGGAAAGTTTGCCAAAAGAAAACAGACGCGCACTGGATTGGAAAAGAGCGAATCCTATTGGTTCATTCAAATTTCTGAAAAAGCATCCTGAGATATCAGGACTAACCACAGCTCTGATTCTCATTTACATTGGTGGTCACGCTGTACAAAGCAACTGGAGTTTCTATACGATGTATCGTTTTGGCTGGGACGAGCGGATGATAGGGATTTCTTTAGGTGTTGTTGGACTGATGGTGGGGCTGGTTCAAGGATTATTAATTCGTTGGATCAATCCTAAGCTAGGTGATCAGAAAAGCGTTTTATATGGATTGTTACTATATGCAATTGGGATGTTACTGTATGCTTTTGCATCAGAGGGTTGGATGATGCTTGCATTTACTGTACCATATTGTCTTGGAGGTATTTGCGGCCCGGCTTTGCAGTCCATCATCACTAAAAATATTCCGTCCAATGAGCAAGGTGAGTTGCAGGGTGCACTTACCAGTCTTATGAGTGCCACATCCATTATTGGTCCGCCACTTATGACACAGCTTTTCTACTATTTCACGCATAAAAATGCACCGTTTCTGTTTCCTGGTGCGCCATTTTTTTTAGCGTTTCTTCTTTTCCTTGTAGGACTGTATTTTGTTTATAATACTTTTTCTAGTAAAAAATGA
- a CDS encoding Sec-independent protein translocase subunit TatA/TatB translates to MELSLGEMLLIALAIVVLFGPDKLPEIARGLGEGVRKMKGAVEDIKTEIMKEADNPVSEIKKEIEKVKQSAQEFNPLAEKNTQEALAQRTPKIDLSEDDTHQGPVSR, encoded by the coding sequence ATGGAATTGAGCTTAGGAGAAATGCTGCTGATTGCCTTGGCAATCGTTGTTTTATTTGGCCCGGATAAACTGCCCGAGATTGCAAGAGGCTTGGGAGAAGGCGTGCGCAAAATGAAAGGTGCAGTAGAAGACATTAAAACCGAGATAATGAAAGAAGCGGATAATCCGGTCTCCGAAATCAAAAAAGAAATTGAAAAAGTAAAACAGTCTGCACAGGAATTCAATCCTCTGGCGGAAAAAAATACGCAGGAAGCACTTGCACAGCGAACCCCAAAAATCGATCTTTCCGAGGACGATACTCACCAAGGTCCTGTTAGCAGATAA
- a CDS encoding phosphatase PAP2 family protein, translating into MNGLIEKDQQLLLFLNGLGSSSFDPLWLMITGKWFWVPFYIILAYYLFKSFPLKKFIFILIFLAIGIAISDQLAGIFKIGVSRLRPCHTEALMSKMRLVTCGGQFGFYSSHASNSFFLVSFLSMLIGKKYQFLPYILFLWAILVSYSRIYLGVHFPLDVAFGAGVGFLLGGFLATLTKKVLAKN; encoded by the coding sequence ATGAACGGGTTAATTGAGAAAGATCAGCAGTTATTATTGTTCCTGAATGGGCTTGGCAGCTCGTCGTTTGATCCTTTATGGCTGATGATTACAGGGAAATGGTTTTGGGTGCCATTTTACATCATCCTCGCTTACTATCTTTTCAAGAGTTTTCCTCTTAAAAAATTTATATTTATACTTATATTTTTGGCTATCGGGATTGCAATTTCAGATCAGCTGGCTGGAATTTTCAAAATCGGAGTTTCCCGATTACGGCCTTGTCATACCGAAGCTTTGATGTCTAAGATGCGTCTTGTAACCTGCGGAGGACAGTTCGGATTTTATTCTTCACACGCATCCAATTCATTTTTTCTGGTCAGTTTTTTATCTATGCTTATTGGGAAAAAATATCAGTTTTTACCATATATTCTCTTTTTGTGGGCTATACTAGTTTCTTACAGCAGAATATATCTTGGAGTCCATTTTCCGTTGGATGTTGCGTTTGGTGCTGGCGTAGGATTTCTATTGGGTGGTTTCTTGGCCACACTTACCAAAAAAGTTTTAGCAAAGAATTAG
- the rlmH gene encoding 23S rRNA (pseudouridine(1915)-N(3))-methyltransferase RlmH encodes MRINLICIGKTDDKEIVSLMKYYLPRLPKHWNFELMEIPDVKNAKNLTPDQLKKEEAKLFQNHIDASDLVIILDEKGKQFTSREFSEKIDFWMGNSVKKIHFLVGGAYGFSEEIYNRANEKISLSKMTFTHQMIRLFFVEQIYRAATILQGKPYHND; translated from the coding sequence ATGCGTATCAATTTGATCTGCATCGGAAAAACTGACGATAAGGAAATTGTTTCTCTGATGAAATATTATCTTCCAAGATTACCAAAACACTGGAATTTTGAACTGATGGAAATTCCGGATGTTAAGAATGCCAAAAACTTAACTCCTGACCAGCTAAAGAAAGAAGAAGCGAAACTTTTCCAAAACCATATCGATGCTTCTGATCTTGTTATTATTCTGGATGAAAAAGGCAAACAGTTTACCAGCCGTGAGTTCTCGGAGAAAATAGATTTCTGGATGGGAAATTCTGTAAAAAAAATTCATTTTCTGGTAGGCGGCGCTTATGGTTTTTCGGAGGAAATCTATAACAGAGCCAACGAAAAAATCTCTCTGTCCAAAATGACTTTTACGCATCAGATGATCCGTCTGTTTTTTGTGGAACAAATCTACCGTGCTGCTACTATTCTCCAAGGCAAGCCCTATCATAACGATTAG
- a CDS encoding YihY/virulence factor BrkB family protein — protein MAKKIQRFFSRIQNFFDGIHIPVLGISLWKMLSIYLDAIFKNPLGRQAASISWSFFLSLFPMILFFLSVLPFMPHYDKLQFYIFEVLMPKVFPSHMQSDVTGYIQSSLIPNMKSISNFTILLSFIFATNGCFSLINGFNRNTELQRTFVKEYLLAMLITICFLSFVCLSIFGIYYSEVVLKLFTPAYDISWFTKNLTKIIGFISFPLFYFILLTLFYWIGCIKITRLREAFPGAVLTTVLFVILTYFFAIYVANIARYNVLYGSIGSIILVMVWVNVNVFLVLMGNELNLAIKKVKLEKLIREEMTSGAIEA, from the coding sequence ATGGCAAAAAAGATACAGCGCTTTTTTTCAAGAATCCAGAATTTTTTTGACGGAATACATATTCCGGTTTTGGGTATATCTTTATGGAAGATGCTTTCTATCTATCTAGATGCTATTTTCAAGAATCCTTTGGGACGGCAGGCTGCAAGTATCTCCTGGAGTTTTTTCCTCAGTTTATTTCCAATGATTCTTTTCTTCCTATCTGTTTTGCCTTTTATGCCGCATTATGACAAGCTTCAGTTTTATATCTTTGAAGTGCTGATGCCGAAAGTATTTCCATCTCATATGCAGAGCGACGTGACGGGTTACATCCAGTCCAGCCTAATTCCGAATATGAAATCCATAAGTAATTTTACGATTCTTTTATCCTTCATATTTGCGACCAACGGCTGTTTTTCCCTTATTAACGGATTTAACAGGAATACAGAACTTCAGCGAACTTTTGTAAAAGAATATCTTCTGGCGATGCTTATTACAATATGTTTCCTGAGTTTTGTCTGTCTATCGATTTTTGGAATTTATTACAGTGAGGTTGTGCTCAAACTGTTTACACCGGCTTACGATATTTCCTGGTTTACAAAAAACCTAACCAAGATCATCGGATTTATATCATTTCCTTTGTTCTATTTTATCCTTCTCACTTTGTTTTACTGGATAGGCTGCATCAAAATCACAAGGTTGAGAGAAGCTTTTCCAGGCGCAGTTCTAACAACCGTTTTATTTGTAATACTGACTTATTTCTTTGCCATTTACGTTGCAAATATTGCAAGATATAATGTACTATATGGTTCCATTGGCTCCATTATTTTGGTAATGGTTTGGGTCAATGTCAATGTTTTTCTTGTATTGATGGGTAACGAACTGAATCTGGCTATTAAAAAAGTCAAACTGGAAAAACTGATTCGTGAAGAAATGACTTCAGGCGCAATAGAAGCTTAG
- the nhaA gene encoding Na+/H+ antiporter NhaA, whose product MELSKYFQKFFHSSKTSGILLILCVFLSLIIANTSSAEGFQNFLDTKIGTEIFHLNYSLSVWINDGLMAIFFLLVGLEIKRELVEGELSDIKKASLPIFAAIGGMLIPALIFIAFNHSTDYKNGWAIPMATDIAFSLAIISLLGKSVPNSLKIFLSALAIVDDLGAIIVIALFYTDSIDWLSLGVCGGITLLLIILNKLKVTKIIFYLVPGLFLWYFMHHSGIHATIAGVILAFTIPTNVSDAEISPLEKLEEQLHIPVSFFIMPIFALANTNITFQAEVLDHFVSPLSLGIIFGLFAGKVLGINLFSFLAIRFKLGELPAFSAWKEMIGAGFLAGIGFTMSIFVSLLAFPGNIENQDISKISILFASVLSGIVGFIILKTKKKSSLPV is encoded by the coding sequence ATGGAATTATCAAAATACTTTCAGAAATTTTTCCATAGCAGCAAGACTTCCGGAATCCTTCTTATTCTGTGCGTTTTTTTATCATTGATTATTGCCAACACTTCTTCAGCCGAAGGTTTCCAGAATTTTTTGGATACAAAAATCGGGACAGAGATTTTTCATCTGAATTATTCTTTGTCAGTGTGGATCAATGATGGCTTAATGGCTATTTTCTTCCTACTAGTGGGACTGGAAATCAAACGGGAATTGGTTGAAGGCGAATTATCTGATATCAAAAAAGCAAGCCTTCCCATTTTTGCAGCGATTGGCGGAATGCTGATTCCTGCGCTGATTTTTATAGCTTTCAATCACAGTACAGATTATAAAAACGGCTGGGCTATTCCAATGGCGACTGATATTGCTTTTTCATTGGCTATCATTTCTTTGCTGGGCAAAAGTGTCCCCAATTCCTTAAAAATATTTCTAAGCGCATTAGCGATTGTAGATGATCTGGGCGCTATCATTGTGATCGCATTATTTTATACCGATTCTATTGATTGGCTCTCCCTCGGTGTTTGTGGCGGAATCACACTTTTACTGATAATCCTCAATAAGCTAAAGGTTACAAAAATCATTTTCTATCTTGTTCCGGGACTATTTCTATGGTATTTTATGCATCATTCTGGCATCCACGCAACTATTGCAGGTGTAATATTAGCATTTACGATTCCAACAAATGTGTCTGATGCTGAGATTTCACCATTGGAAAAATTGGAAGAACAGCTTCATATTCCCGTAAGCTTTTTCATAATGCCGATTTTTGCCTTGGCCAATACGAACATAACGTTTCAAGCTGAAGTTTTGGATCATTTTGTAAGTCCGCTGAGTTTGGGGATTATTTTCGGGTTATTTGCTGGCAAAGTATTGGGAATCAATCTTTTTTCATTTTTAGCAATTAGATTTAAGCTAGGCGAATTACCTGCGTTTTCAGCTTGGAAAGAAATGATTGGCGCCGGTTTTCTGGCGGGAATTGGCTTTACAATGTCGATATTTGTATCGCTTTTGGCATTCCCTGGAAATATAGAGAATCAGGATATTTCTAAAATAAGTATTTTATTTGCTTCGGTTCTTTCCGGAATTGTAGGTTTTATCATTTTAAAGACTAAAAAGAAAAGTTCTTTGCCCGTTTAA
- a CDS encoding RelA/SpoT family protein — protein sequence MIYDLEKENKEILARYKDLISNTYRTLDEEQNKLIRKAFDIALDAHKDQRRKTGEPYIYHPIEVAKIVANEIGLGATSIACALLHDVIEDSEYTYEDLKKIFGKNIADIVNGLTKISVMNQQNISVQSENYRKLLLTLSEDFRVILIKIADRLHNMRTLESMHPAKQKKIASETAYIYAPLAHRFGLYSIKSELEDLSLKYNNPDVYNEILNKLEVAKEGREKYVEEFKKEVSEQLKEEKLNFTIKGRAKAISSIYRKMLKQNVTFEEVYDNYAIRIIYKSDPKNEKFLAWKIYSIVTDLYQSNPSRMRDWISQPRSTGYESLHLTVMGPDRKWIEVQIRSERMDDIAEKGVAAHYKYKEGYRKNSDDQRFESWVSEIREVLEQQQNLSTSELLDNIKLNLYSKEVFVFTPKGEIKILPIGATALDFAFSVHTDLGMKCLGAKINGKLVPISYVLQNGDQIDILSSQNQKPKADWLEFVVTSKAKSKIKNILNSEKNQNTAEGKEILQRKMRHAKLNFSEEEVNGLQKFLNLKTSQDLFLGFQNGTFDISDIKRYSDKKGILSNLLNRFRKSSNKEEYVEKIDSNLDMIVFGKDEEKLNYTFAKCCTVIPGDKIFGFITISDGIKVHNDNCPNAINLRANYDYRVLQAKWVNAESFKNRIKIEIEGLDRIGMINDITAVISNNMSMDMKSMSIASNDGIFTGNINLEVKNKSQLEETFKQLKAINGVSKVKRV from the coding sequence ATGATTTACGATTTAGAGAAAGAAAACAAGGAAATCCTTGCAAGATATAAAGACCTCATTTCCAACACCTACCGGACGCTAGACGAGGAACAGAACAAACTCATCCGAAAGGCGTTTGACATTGCTCTGGATGCGCATAAGGACCAGCGCAGGAAAACAGGTGAACCCTATATCTATCACCCAATAGAAGTCGCCAAAATAGTTGCGAATGAAATTGGTTTGGGTGCAACAAGCATTGCATGCGCTTTGTTACACGATGTAATAGAGGATTCCGAATATACTTACGAAGATCTCAAAAAGATTTTCGGGAAAAATATCGCTGATATTGTAAACGGACTAACTAAGATTTCCGTGATGAACCAGCAGAATATCTCGGTTCAGTCAGAAAATTACCGTAAATTATTGCTAACGCTTTCCGAAGATTTTCGTGTGATTCTCATTAAGATTGCTGATCGACTTCACAATATGAGAACGCTGGAAAGTATGCATCCCGCGAAGCAGAAAAAAATTGCGTCTGAGACAGCATACATCTACGCACCTCTGGCTCACAGGTTTGGCTTATACTCCATCAAATCTGAATTAGAAGATCTTTCGCTGAAATATAATAATCCCGATGTTTATAATGAGATCCTGAACAAATTGGAAGTGGCAAAAGAAGGCCGCGAGAAATATGTTGAGGAATTCAAAAAAGAAGTTTCCGAGCAACTCAAAGAGGAAAAACTGAACTTCACCATCAAAGGACGGGCAAAAGCCATCAGCTCTATTTACAGAAAAATGCTGAAGCAGAATGTTACATTCGAGGAAGTTTATGATAACTATGCGATCAGGATCATTTATAAATCTGACCCAAAGAACGAAAAGTTCCTAGCCTGGAAGATTTACTCCATCGTAACGGATCTCTACCAAAGCAATCCTTCCCGAATGCGCGACTGGATCTCCCAACCGAGATCTACAGGTTACGAAAGTTTACATCTTACGGTGATGGGTCCGGATAGAAAATGGATTGAGGTACAGATCCGTTCCGAGAGAATGGATGACATTGCAGAAAAAGGTGTTGCCGCACACTATAAATACAAAGAAGGCTACCGAAAAAACAGTGATGACCAGCGATTTGAAAGCTGGGTTTCTGAGATCCGTGAGGTCTTGGAACAGCAGCAGAATCTTTCTACATCGGAACTGCTAGACAACATCAAACTCAACCTTTATTCAAAAGAAGTATTTGTTTTTACGCCAAAAGGTGAGATCAAAATTCTGCCAATCGGTGCTACAGCTTTGGATTTTGCTTTCTCAGTTCACACAGATCTAGGTATGAAATGTCTGGGCGCCAAAATCAACGGAAAGCTGGTTCCGATCAGTTATGTGCTTCAGAATGGTGACCAGATAGATATTCTGTCATCACAAAATCAAAAACCCAAAGCTGACTGGCTGGAGTTTGTAGTCACTTCCAAAGCTAAATCGAAAATAAAAAACATCCTTAATTCTGAAAAAAATCAGAATACTGCCGAAGGAAAAGAAATTCTTCAGAGAAAAATGCGTCACGCCAAGCTGAATTTCAGTGAAGAAGAAGTGAACGGACTGCAAAAATTCCTTAACCTGAAAACGTCTCAGGATCTTTTCCTTGGTTTTCAGAACGGCACATTCGACATCAGCGATATCAAAAGATATTCCGACAAAAAGGGTATTCTCAGTAACCTCCTAAATCGTTTCCGAAAATCTTCCAATAAAGAAGAATATGTAGAAAAGATAGACTCAAATCTGGATATGATTGTCTTCGGCAAGGATGAAGAGAAACTCAACTACACTTTTGCCAAATGCTGTACGGTGATTCCCGGTGATAAGATTTTTGGGTTTATAACCATTTCTGACGGCATCAAAGTTCATAATGACAATTGTCCTAATGCGATTAATCTTAGAGCCAACTATGACTATCGCGTGCTGCAGGCAAAATGGGTGAATGCGGAAAGTTTCAAGAACAGAATAAAAATCGAAATTGAAGGTCTGGACAGAATAGGAATGATTAATGACATTACCGCTGTCATCAGTAATAATATGAGTATGGATATGAAAAGTATGAGCATAGCTTCCAATGATGGTATTTTCACAGGTAATATCAATCTGGAAGTTAAGAATAAGAGTCAGCTGGAAGAAACATTCAAACAGCTGAAAGCAATTAACGGGGTGTCTAAAGTTAAAAGAGTTTAG